TTAGAACCGTATTAACCGTAATGCCTCATAATCCGGCAACTTTTACTTTGCATGCAACTGGATCAGCACATAATTGTCTATTTTGTCCAGTTATATTATAACCCTGTAATATACTCGTTGCTTTCCAGATTATATATCTTTATGTTTCCTATAGAAAAGTTTCtgccttaaaggttgggtatggaattcgcttttttggcaatttttgcagaattacttgaaatccttatcataacccacttacagccactgagttagaagtactgacatgaaaattaaacgagtcaatcatctgtggaacgggcagggcttgaaaaactccagccaatgatttccagagccaccgagttgcattggacagtaagtacgtcaatcaaacggtcgtactgcactccccctcccccgcgccccccgcgtgaccccttcgtgcagtactcgtgacccagagcttgtgacccagagcaagctcctgttagttgttatcctgcggtagctactggaactagttaatccacatttggacctagcagtagaagacaatttccatggcagacaagacgccaccatccccatgttgtttttttaacgtTGCCATGTTGtctaacgaaaacctacgctagcctggctcgctctcgcgcatctgtgttcgcgctcgtgcatgattgcgcgtccagggtacttggaatgggtggagtcagagtcagcgttgaaggagagggggtaggaccatttgagttgtgtattttcaaaatctgccctcaaaaaaatcccatacccaacctttaaatagGTATATAACCTTACGTTAAAATacttgaaatacacacacacacacacacacacacacacacacacacacacacacacacacacacacacacacacacacacacacacacacacacacacacacacacacacacacacacacacacacacacacacacacacacacacaccccaccctctATGGGCGGGGCTTAAACTTTAGGGACAATGTTCATATGTATTAAACTGCACCAACGGGAACAGAGACCACATTGCTCCGTGCACACGCTATCGTGTTGGATCCGTCATGTGGACGTTTATATCTGCTGTGTTCACCAGAGCGTGTTTTATTCTTGTATCGCTGGTAGGAGTCTGTAGAGTGGCATGGGTCATGAAAAACCCTTTCTACTGGCTTCTGACGCTCCTCTTCCTACCTCAAGTCGTCGAGATGGTGGTCACCATGacaaggagaagaggaaaagaTTATAAATGGTAAATGATCTGATATTTTGTGAGTGTCACCTCACCTCATGTTTAGATATCCTAAACGAATGACGATTTTAGACTATTTTAGGGATGCTCAAGCACACCTGAATTTCATATGAGCACCCCTacaaaagtattattattaattaattattatccAATATCAATttagaagaagaacaagaaggtAGTTAATTTGGCAGTTTAACTTTGTTCTGAGAGAAAAGTTCAGACAAATTTGTCTTTATTACTGTGACACACAGTTGTGTGTAAATTGGCAAATCAACTTGCATGGACTTGTAGATAGCATTTCTCAAATCACAAACTCTTCATGGCTGTCACGCCCAGATGGATCCTCGATGAGTTTGCAAAGAAGCAAGTTATTTCTTCTTTATTGCTCTAATGCCATATAGGCCATACTTATACAGCATTCTCCTTTTTAATAGTCACTTAACTTGTATTTAGTCTGTTATATCTTACCTGTTGCTGCTTTCCCAGATGAACAGATTGGAGGAGGTCCTGATTTGACTGTCTCTGTATTGTAGGATTCCTCTCTCATTGCTTGAGGATGGTGGGCTGTTATCGAAGgacattatttaaaaatgtataagtaATTGGTTAAAAGTATTATTGTTGTAAATTAAAATATCATATACAGAACAATATTAATGGATTCATTGTTATCCATGCAGTGAAATTTGTAATTTTGCCGAGGGGTTGAACACTCCTTCAAGGCCCTGTATGTATGTTACACTGTGACTAGGGGCTGAGCACCCCTAAAGGTCGGGTCCTAGAATCGCCCCGGTCCATTACATTAGTTGAAGAAAAAAGGAAGCTGCACACCTCTTGTTTCCAACGGCTGAAGTTCatagaaagggagacagaggctCGGATAGTCTTTAGAACAAAATATTGAACAACCTGCAAACCTGGGGACTGGATTGCTAATAAACACAGCTGAAAGTGTGTTTCAAGTTTCACATTTATTATAGTTATTTAAGAGCCCTTTAAAGACCACAAGAGTAGACC
This genomic window from Gadus macrocephalus chromosome 15, ASM3116895v1 contains:
- the LOC132472983 gene encoding transmembrane protein 26-like — encoded protein: MWTFISAVFTRACFILVSLVGVCRVAWVMKNPFYWLLTLLFLPQVVEMVVTMTRRRGKDYKWYSPAILLFLISIIPSIWILELHHHQNISKEPQVIPAEKLANQDPMNHDCQ